The proteins below come from a single Corylus avellana chromosome ca3, CavTom2PMs-1.0 genomic window:
- the LOC132175981 gene encoding BTB/POZ and MATH domain-containing protein 1-like isoform X1 produces the protein MDKKVERRCDSISIPQCDSISPEGASFTRNLPPAHYTFKVESFSKILKIFPGNKEPKYDSDVFESGGYKWRLSFYPNGRKECNGKGSISLYLVIAETDSLPLGWEVKAICRLFVLDQIRGEYVTFQDANGKVRLFHGMNTEWGFGQFLSLTTFSDSFNGYLLEDSCVFGAEVFVIKCTGKGELLSILDFPITGICTWGIEADSVQRVEYLRKDFSVGKYKWELVLYPDAVSNDDRDKSCIKLFLSLCDWKAHPPKGKLYAKYTVCVREGKVICGEVTDYNWFSASASGRVYNFQRDFLNRVLMFDGAFIVEAQVEIISVVTNFTEKSEGDDEF, from the exons ATGgacaaaaaagttgaaagaCGATGCGATTCCATTTCGATCCCTCAATGCGATTCTATCTCACCCg AAGGTGCTAGCTTTACAAGAAATCTGCCACCAGCTCACTACACATTTAAGGTGGAATCATTTTCGAAAATCTTGAAGATATTCCCAGGGAACAAAGAGCCAAAGTATGACTCAGATGTGTTTGAATCTGGTGGCTATAAATG GAGACTGTCTTTCTACCCAAATGGGAGGAAAGAGTGTAATGGGAAGGGAAGCATATCTCTCTACTTGGTGATTGCAGAAACAGATTCTTTACCTCTTGGTTGGGAGGTTAAAGCAATCTGTAGGTTGTTTGTGCTGGATCAGATTCGGGGCGAGTACGTGACATTCCAAG ATGCTAATGGCAAAGTAAGGCTCTTTCATGGAATGAATACTGAGTGGGGATTTGGACAGTTTCTCTCCCTCACTACTTTTAGTGATTCTTTTAATGGATACCTTCTTGAAGACTCCTGCGTATTTGGGGCTGAGGTTTTTGTCATAAAATGTACTGGTAAAGGGGAGCTTTTGTCCATTTTGGATTTTCCAATCACAGGCATCTGCACTTGGGGAATTGAAGCTGATTCAGTGCAGCGTGTGGAATATTTGCGTAAAGATTTCTCAGTTGGAAAGTACAAATG GGAGCTGGTGCTATATCCGGATGCAGTTTCAAATGATGACCGTGATAAAAGCTGTATCAAATTGTTTTTATCACTGTGTGATTGGAAAGCTCATCCCCCCAAAGGAAAATTGTATGCTAAATATACTGTGTGTGTGAGGGAGGGAAAAGTCATTTGTGGGGAGGTTACAG ATTATAATTGGTTCTCGGCATCGGCCAGCGGCCGTGTTTACAACTTCCAGCGAGATTTCCTTAATCGGGTCTTAATGTTTGATGGCGCTTTTATTGTTGAAGCACAGGTTGAAATAATATCTGTTGTCACAAATTTTACCGAAAAGAGTGAAGGTGATGATGAATTTTAG
- the LOC132175197 gene encoding serine carboxypeptidase-like 18, which produces MAPENFRNLFLCSGFHVLLLLAFSGIAASQTIVTKLPGYDGDLPFSLETGYVGVGDSNHSQLFYYFVESQRSPSEDPLMLWLTGGPGCSVLSAFFYESGPVGFTYVDYNGSLPSLHYNPYTWTLGLNILYVDAPVGTGFSYSTTQEGYYIDDIESASQIYEFLKKWLIQHPQYLENILYIGGDSYSGIPLPIIVQNIFDGNLDEPEPYLNLKGYVLGNPKTDSYVDDNSRVPFAHRLTLISDELYESVKVSCNGDFVNVDDNNTACVSDMQTIDELILQINLMQVVEPNCQTATPRSGKEYLQRRYLEENIDESLLLQTEPAYWCREYNYVLSGNWANDKSVREALNVRNGTIGVWKRCNSSLAYTKTVLSSVEYHKNLSNTNLRALIYSGDHDMSVTHIGTQNWIRSLNLTISDIWRAWYVDGQVAGYTEKFTNNDFTLNYATVKGAGHVAPEYKAKECYGMIDRWLAYYPL; this is translated from the exons ATGGCAccagaaaattttagaaatttgttCTTATGCAGTGGCTttcatgttcttcttcttttggctTTCTCCGGCATTGCTGCCTCTCAGACTATTGTCACCAAGCTACCTGGTTATGATGGTGATCTTCCCTTCAGTCTTGAAACAGg ATACGTGGGTGTAGGTGATTCCAACCACTCCCAACTGTTTTACTATTTCGTAGAATCTCAGAGGAGCCCTTCAGAAGACCCTCTCATGCTATGGCTTACTGGAGGCCCTGGCTGCTCTGTTCTCTCTGCCTTCTTTTATGAAAGCG GTCCAGTGGGTTTTACTTATGTAGATTACAATGGTAGCTTACCATCCCTCCATTACAACCCATATACATGGACATTG GGCCTCAATATATTATATGTAGATGCACCAGTGGGCACTGGATTCTCTTACTCAACAACCCAAGAAGGCTACTATATTGATGACATTGAATCTGCATCACAGATTTACGAGTTTCTAAAGAAA TGGTTGATACAACACCCTCAGTATTTGGAGAATATACTCTACATTGGTGGTGATTCATATTCGGGCATTCCTCTTCCTATTATTGTTCAAAACATATTTGATG GTAACTTAGATGAACCAGAGCCCTATTTGAATCTTAAG GGGTATGTGCTTGGAAACCCAAAGACAGATTCATATGTTGATGACAATTCAAGAGTCCCATTTGCCCACCGGTTGACCCTTATATCAGATGAACTCTATGag TCCGTGAAAGTAAGCTGCAATGGCGATTTTGTGAATGTAGACGACAACAACACAGCATGTGTGTCGGATATGCAAACCATTGATGAG TTGATTCTTCAAATAAACCTTATGCAAGTTGTGGAGCCTAATTGCCAAACAGCAACTCCAAGATCAGGCAAAGAATATCTACAGAGAAGATATCTAGAAGAGAACATTGATGAGAGTCTCCTTTTGCAAACAGAACCTGCATATTGGTGTCGG GAATATAATTATGTGCTCTCGGGCAACTGGGCTAACGATAAGAGCGTGCGGGAAGCCCTTAACGTTAGAAAT GGAACAATTGGTGTTTGGAAAAGATGCAATAGCAGCTTAGCTTATACAAAGACTGTTCTCAGTAGTGTTGAGTATCATAAGAATCTTAGTAACACAAACCTTCGAGCTCTTATATACAG cggTGATCATGACATGTCTGTTACCCATATTGGTACGCAAAATTGGATCCGTTCTCTAAATTTGACTATTTCCGACATTTGGCGAGCATGGTATGTGGATGGCCAAGTTGCTGG ATACACCGAGAAGTTTACAAATAATGATTTTACTCTGAATTATGCAACTGTAAAG GGTGCTGGTCATGTTGCTCCAGAATACAAGGCTAAGGAGTGTTATGGCATGATAGATAGGTGGCTCGCTTATTACCCCTTGTAA
- the LOC132175981 gene encoding BTB/POZ and MATH domain-containing protein 1-like isoform X3: protein MDKKVERRCDSISIPQCDSISPGASFTRNLPPAHYTFKVESFSKILKIFPGNKEPKYDSDVFESGGYKWRLSFYPNGRKECNGKGSISLYLVIAETDSLPLGWEVKAICRLFVLDQIRGEYVTFQDANGKVRLFHGMNTEWGFGQFLSLTTFSDSFNGYLLEDSCVFGAEVFVIKCTGKGELLSILDFPITGICTWGIEADSVQRVEYLRKDFSVGKYKWELVLYPDAVSNDDRDKSCIKLFLSLCDWKAHPPKGKLYAKYTVCVREGKVICGEVTDYNWFSASASGRVYNFQRDFLNRVLMFDGAFIVEAQVEIISVVTNFTEKSEGDDEF from the exons ATGgacaaaaaagttgaaagaCGATGCGATTCCATTTCGATCCCTCAATGCGATTCTATCTCACCCg GTGCTAGCTTTACAAGAAATCTGCCACCAGCTCACTACACATTTAAGGTGGAATCATTTTCGAAAATCTTGAAGATATTCCCAGGGAACAAAGAGCCAAAGTATGACTCAGATGTGTTTGAATCTGGTGGCTATAAATG GAGACTGTCTTTCTACCCAAATGGGAGGAAAGAGTGTAATGGGAAGGGAAGCATATCTCTCTACTTGGTGATTGCAGAAACAGATTCTTTACCTCTTGGTTGGGAGGTTAAAGCAATCTGTAGGTTGTTTGTGCTGGATCAGATTCGGGGCGAGTACGTGACATTCCAAG ATGCTAATGGCAAAGTAAGGCTCTTTCATGGAATGAATACTGAGTGGGGATTTGGACAGTTTCTCTCCCTCACTACTTTTAGTGATTCTTTTAATGGATACCTTCTTGAAGACTCCTGCGTATTTGGGGCTGAGGTTTTTGTCATAAAATGTACTGGTAAAGGGGAGCTTTTGTCCATTTTGGATTTTCCAATCACAGGCATCTGCACTTGGGGAATTGAAGCTGATTCAGTGCAGCGTGTGGAATATTTGCGTAAAGATTTCTCAGTTGGAAAGTACAAATG GGAGCTGGTGCTATATCCGGATGCAGTTTCAAATGATGACCGTGATAAAAGCTGTATCAAATTGTTTTTATCACTGTGTGATTGGAAAGCTCATCCCCCCAAAGGAAAATTGTATGCTAAATATACTGTGTGTGTGAGGGAGGGAAAAGTCATTTGTGGGGAGGTTACAG ATTATAATTGGTTCTCGGCATCGGCCAGCGGCCGTGTTTACAACTTCCAGCGAGATTTCCTTAATCGGGTCTTAATGTTTGATGGCGCTTTTATTGTTGAAGCACAGGTTGAAATAATATCTGTTGTCACAAATTTTACCGAAAAGAGTGAAGGTGATGATGAATTTTAG
- the LOC132175981 gene encoding BTB/POZ and MATH domain-containing protein 1-like isoform X2 yields MDKKVERRCDSISIPQCDSISPEGASFTRNLPPAHYTFKVESFSKILKIFPGNKEPKYDSDVFESGGYKWRLSFYPNGRKECNGKGSISLYLVIAETDSLPLGWEVKAICRLFVLDQIRGEYVTFQDANGKVRLFHGMNTEWGFGQFLSLTTFSDSFNGYLLEDSCVFGAEVFVIKCTGKGELLSILDFPITGICTWGIEADSVQRVEYLRKDFSVGKYKWELVLYPDAVSNDDRDKSCIKLFLSLCDWKAHPPKGKLYAKYTVCVREGKVICGEVTDYNWFSASASGRVYNFQRDFLNRVLMFDGAFIVEAQVEIISVVTNFTEKSEGDDEF; encoded by the exons ATGgacaaaaaagttgaaagaCGATGCGATTCCATTTCCATCCCTCAATGCGATTCTATCTCACCCg AAGGTGCTAGCTTTACAAGAAATCTGCCACCAGCTCACTACACATTTAAGGTGGAATCATTTTCGAAAATCTTGAAGATATTCCCAGGGAACAAAGAGCCAAAGTATGACTCAGATGTGTTTGAATCTGGTGGCTATAAATG GAGACTGTCTTTCTACCCAAATGGGAGGAAAGAGTGTAATGGGAAGGGAAGCATATCTCTCTACTTGGTGATTGCAGAAACAGATTCTTTACCTCTTGGTTGGGAGGTTAAAGCAATCTGTAGGTTGTTTGTGCTGGATCAGATTCGGGGCGAGTACGTGACATTCCAAG ATGCTAATGGCAAAGTAAGGCTCTTTCATGGAATGAATACTGAGTGGGGATTTGGACAGTTTCTCTCCCTCACTACTTTTAGTGATTCTTTTAATGGATACCTTCTTGAAGACTCCTGCGTATTTGGGGCTGAGGTTTTTGTCATAAAATGTACTGGTAAAGGGGAGCTTTTGTCCATTTTGGATTTTCCAATCACAGGCATCTGCACTTGGGGAATTGAAGCTGATTCAGTGCAGCGTGTGGAATATTTGCGTAAAGATTTCTCAGTTGGAAAGTACAAATG GGAGCTGGTGCTATATCCGGATGCAGTTTCAAATGATGACCGTGATAAAAGCTGTATCAAATTGTTTTTATCACTGTGTGATTGGAAAGCTCATCCCCCCAAAGGAAAATTGTATGCTAAATATACTGTGTGTGTGAGGGAGGGAAAAGTCATTTGTGGGGAGGTTACAG ATTATAATTGGTTCTCGGCATCGGCCAGCGGCCGTGTTTACAACTTCCAGCGAGATTTCCTTAATCGGGTCTTAATGTTTGATGGCGCTTTTATTGTTGAAGCACAGGTTGAAATAATATCTGTTGTCACAAATTTTACCGAAAAGAGTGAAGGTGATGATGAATTTTAG